Sequence from the Paeniglutamicibacter cryotolerans genome:
TCCCATGCCCGTCAGCAAGTCGGCCGTTGCGACAAGGTCCTGGTCGGCGATGGCCTGTTCGAGTGCCTCGGCGCGTGCTTCGTTTTCGATGAGTGTCTCGTTGTTCATTGTCCGGGGTCCCTCCGGCAAATGGGTTCCCGGCGCCTCACGGCGGCGGGGAGTCCATGGTGGATCATGCATGGTGGCAAAACGGGGCCGCACCACATGCGGGGACGAGGCAACGGCACAAAACCACCGGGCCTGAATAAGGGGGGTCTTCAGGGCGGGTCTTCACCGGCCGGCCGGAAGTATCCGGCGGGGCTAAGGGGAAGTTCGGGGCGCGTTGCTCAGGAGACCCGGCATGGGCACGTTGCATCGACTAGGTCCATCGTCCATTGCGTGGCCACCTCCTGTGCATCGTGCCGCTTCACAGCGGGATCCGGTCCGTCTCGTTCCCCATCGTAGGGGGAATCCGGAGGCAAAACCAATGCGGGGCCACCGGACGCATGCCCGGGGCCCCTCATGACGCCTAAGCCCGGCCTGCTTCTTGACTGCTGCCGTGGTGACGCCGCCCTTCTCGGGCTGGTCTTCGGCACGGCAAGCCGATAACTGGACTTCTTCGAGCCCTCCACGGTGACCGAGGCGGATCCCTTCACGTTCAGATTCACCGCCGTGCAGGTCCTCCACCTGGAACCACTCTTGACCTGGAAGGCAACCTTCTTGGCCGGGTACGCCTTAGACGTCGGATCGTAGTGTGATCCCCTGAAATGCCGGCTTATCGCCGTGGCGGACACCTTGAGCTGCTCCTGATCCTTGCCGGTCAGCTTCGCCTTGGAGGCGGTCCGGGCAGAGAACGAGGCACTGGTGTTATCAGTACGTGTGAAATAGCTGTTGTCCTCCTCAGCGTGGCCACTGGCATGGGTCCCCGCGGCAGCGTGCTTTCCAAAGCCCTTTTCCGGGCACCATGACACGTAGCCCTTGCCCGGCTCCACCGTTTCATCGGCCCAAGTCTCATTCTCGCGGATGACGTTATTACGGGCTTCCTCTTCACGAACGCCGCTTCCCCTTCATACACTTGCCTTTTTAAACGTGGGGACCATGGGTAGCCCGCGACAGTCATCACCCCACATGTCGGCTCCCACGACGATGTACTTGACACATATCTTGGTGAAACCCAGCATCAGGTCGACCGCCCGTGCGGGAAGAAGCGCCGCAACGAGCCATAGTGCGGCAGCAGCGGAAGCGAGCCCGAGGGTGAGACGACGTGCAGCGTCCAGGCTTGGTCCTGACTCTTCAATTCTGGATGCGAGCGGCCCGCCCATTTGGGTGCGGGCCACCAGAACTGCTTTCATTTGGACCATCGAATATGCGTTGGAAAACAGGACCTGCACTGATCCGACATGAATGATGGTGCATTTCAGGCGGTGGGCACCCGGTAGCGGAGCGTGACGTATCCGGGCAGCAGCTCAACCTCTCCGTCGATGGCTCCACCGGCACCCTCGATGGCCTTGCGCGATGCCACGTTATCGGCAGCGCAGGTCACCAGCGCCGAATCGATGCCGCGGGCGGCCAGCCTCGGCAGCGCCAAGGCCATGATCCGGCCAGCGTGGCCGCGACGACGGTACCCCGGGCGCACCGCGTAACCGAGGTGCCCGCCGATGAGCGCGAGCATGTCGTTGAGCTCGTACCGGATCGACACCCGCCCAACAATGTCATCGCCCTGCACGGCGGCCAACAGGTCCGCCGGGACCCGGCCCGCGGGCAGGTCGATGCCCCCGTGCTGCCGCGACAGCAATGCCAGGTATCCGGCCCAGTCCACGCCCACGTCGTAATCGAGGAGGAAGTCCACGTTCTCCCGCGCCAGTTCGGCGTGCGCCGCCAGCGCCTGCTCCCGGTCCCCCGGCAGCAGGCCGCGCAGGATCAGCATTCGATGACGTTGACCGCCAGACCGCCCATCGCCGTTTCCTTGTATTTGGAGCTCATGTCCTTGCCGGTTTCCCGCATGGTGATGATGACCTCGTCGAGGGTGACATGGTGCTGGCCGTCGCCCATCAGCGCCATCTTTGCCGCGTTGATGGCCTTGGAGGCAGCAATGGCATTGCGCTCGATGCACGGGATCTGCACGAGACCGCCAATCGGGTCGCAGGTCAGCCCCAGGTTGTGTTCCATGGCAATCTCGGCCGCATTCTCCACCTGGTCCGGGGTGCCGCCGAGGATCTCGGCCAGCCCCGCAGCCGCCATCGAGGAGGCCGAACCCACCTCGCCCTGGCAGCCGACCTCGGCGCCGGAGATGGAAGCCTGCTCCTTGTACAACACGCCCACGGCTGCCGAAGTCAGCAGGAAACGGGAGATCACGTCCTGCTTCTGCGCCTGCGTCCAGTCATCGGCGCCCGGTGCGTAATGGGTGGCGTAGAACATCACGGCCGGGATGATGCCGGCGGCGCCGTTGGTGGGCGCCGTGACGACGCGCCCGCCGGAGGCGTTTTCCTCGTTGACGGCCAGCGCGACAAGGTTCACCCATTCCTGCCAGAACCTGGCTTCGCGATCAGGGTCCTGGAGGGTGAGCTTGCTGTGCCATTCGGGGGCTCGGCGCCTGACCTTCAGCCCGCCGGGAAGCACTCCGGTGCGGGTCAGCGAGGCGTCCTTGCATTCTTCCATCACAGCCCAGATATGCTGCAGGCCGGCGTGGATTTCCTCGGTATTGCGCAACGTCTGCTCGTTGGCCAGCATGACGTCACTGACCCGCAGCGAGTTCCCATTACAGTGGGCGAACAGCTCGGCACCGGTGCGGAACGGGTAGGGCATGGCATTGACCTTCTCCTCGAAGGCCCCCGCCAGCCGGTCCTCGGCGCCATCGCGCACGATGAAACCGCCGCCGACCGAGTAGTAGGTATCCTGCTCCAGGACCACGCCGTCGGCATCCAGCGCGGCGAGCTTCATGCCGTTGGTGTGGCGCGGGAGGACGGTCAACGGGTGGTTGACCATGTCGGCGATGGCATAGGCGATCGGATTCGGCTCGCCGAGCTCGGCGCAGAGGTTCAGCACGCCGCTGGCCTCGATATCCGCCAGGCGCGTCTGGACCTGCTCGGGAAGGATCGATTCGGGGGCAAAGCCCTCGAGCCCGAGCAGTGTCGCCGTGAAGGTCCCGTGTCCGTGGCCGGTCGCGGCGAGCGATCCGTAGAAGTGGATGTCGAGCGAGGCCACCTTCGCGGCGACGCGTTCGCGCACGAGTTTGGCGGCGAAGGCATGGGCGGCCCGCATGGGGCCCACCGTATGCGAGCTCGAGGGGCCGATGCCCACGGTGAACAGGTCGAAAACGCTGATGGCCACGACGTACATCCTTTTCAAGAGAGTGATCTATGTGACCCGGGCCACACTGGGTGCCGGAAACACGGCGGGCCCGGGATCGTGCGACCCCGGGCCCGCGATGCTGCGCAGGTGTCGGGCTGCCCCGACGGACGTGCCAATAGGCACGCGGGGTCTTGCTATTCGACGTCTCCGCCGTTGGCCGATGCGTAGTCCTGGGCCGAAAGCAACGGGCCCTCCTCCGAGACGTCGACGGTGAACAGCCAGCCGGCGCCGTAAGGGTCCTCGTTCAGGATCGCCGGGTTGTCGACGGCATCCTGGTTGATGGCGACGATTGTGCCGGAAACCGGCGCGTACAGATCGGAGACCGACTTGGTGGATTCGACCTCTCCACAGGACTCGCCGGCGGTGATGGTGGCGCCGACCTCGGGCAGGTCGACGTAGACCACATCGCCGAGGGCGTCGGCGGCAACCTGGGTGATGCCGACCTTGGCCGGCGCCGAGGCGTCGAGCCATTCGTGCTCGGCGGAGTAGCGCAGACCGGAGAGAACCTTGCTCATGGGGGTGTTCCTTTCGGGGAAGTCCAATTTAGGGGTGAATCATGGTGCGGGGGTGCGGGTGCGGGCGGCCGCCCCAGGAGGAACGGCCGCCCGCTTCCACGTTACTTGTCCCGCTTGTAGAACGGGAGCGCGACGACCTCGAAGGGCTCGGCCTTGCCGCGCAGATCGACATCGAGCTCGGTTCCAATCTCGGCGAAGGCGTTGTCCACGTAGGCCAGCGCCACCGGGTAGCCCAGCGTCGGGGAAGGCTGGCCGGAGGTGACCGTGCCGACGACGACGCCGTCGCTCATGACCTTATAGCCGCCGCGTCCGGCGCGCCGGCCCAGGCCCTTGAGCCCGACCAGGGCGCGCTGCGTGCCCGCTGCCTTCTTGGCCTCCAGTGCCGCACGTCCCACGAAATCCTCTTCTTTCTTGAAGGAGACAATTCCGCCCAGGCCCGCGTCGAACGGGGTGACATCGAGGGAGAGCTCGTTGCCGTACAGCGGCATGCCGGCCTCCAAGCGCAGCGAGTCACGGCAGGCCAGTCCCGCCGGAACGAGCCCGTGTGCCGCGCCTGCTTCCATGAGCGCCGCCCACAGGGCCGGTGCCTGCGCGTTCGGCAGGTACAGCTCGAAGCCGTCCTCGCCGGTGTACCCGGTGCGTGCCAGCAGCACGTCGTGGCCCGCTACGGCGACCTCGTCGGCGGCGTAGTACTTCATGCCGGTGAGGACATCGTGCGATGCCGCGTCGATCAGCTGCTCCAGGATGGCCACGGAGGCCGGACCCTGGACGGCGATCAGCGAAGTGTCCGCCGAGGCGTCGGTGACGAGCACGTCGAAGCCGGCGGCACGCTCGGCCAAAGCCGCCGCAACGACCGGCGCGTTGCCGGCGTTGGGCACGACGAGGAATTTGTCCTCGGCGCGGCGGTAGGTGATCAGGTCATCAATGATCCCGCCGTCGGCATTGCAGATCACCGAGTACTTGGCGCGGCCCACGGCCATGATCGCCATGTTCCCGGCCAGCGCCGAGTTCAGGAACGTTGCCGCCTGCGGTCCCTGGACCCAAACCTCGCCCATGTGGGAGAGGTCGAACAGGCCCGCCGTGGCACGCACCGCCTTGTGTTCGGCCAGTTCCGAGCCGTACTTCAACGGCATGTCCCAGCCACCGAAGTCGGTGAAGGAGGCGCCGAGCTTTTCATGTTCCCCATGCAGGGAGGTTTTCTTCGGGTCGCTCATGAAGCTGCCTTTCGATTCGTGGAGCGGGGGGCCTAGTTTTCGAAGGCCTCGGGAGCCGGGCAGGAGCAGATCAGGTGACGGTCGCCGTTGGCGCCGTCGATGCGTCCCACCGGCGGGAAGTACTTGTCCTGGTGCAGGTGCTTCACGGGGAAGGCCGCCTGTTCGCGGGTGTAGCTGCGCTCCCAGTCGGTGCGGATGACCGAGGCCGCCGTGTGCGGGGCGTTGCGCAGTGGTGAATCGGCGATGTCGAAGTCGCCGGCCAGCACCTGCTCCATTTCGCCGCGGATGGCGATCATGGCCTCGATGAAGCGCTCGATCTCGCCCAGGTCCTCGGATTCGGTCGGTTCGACCATCAGCGTCCCGGCGACCGGGAAGGAGAGAGTCGGCGCGTGGAAGCCGTAGTCGATCAGGCGCTTGGCCACGTCCTCGGCGGTGACGCCGGTCTTGTTGGTCAGCTCGCGCAGATCCAGGATGCACTCGTGTGCGACCAGGCCCTTGTTGCCGGTGTACAGCACCGGGAAGTGCTCGTTCAGGCGCGAGGCGATGTAGTTCGCCGAGAGGATGGCGGTCTTGGTGGCCTCGGTCAGGCCTT
This genomic interval carries:
- a CDS encoding GNAT family N-acetyltransferase; the protein is MLILRGLLPGDREQALAAHAELARENVDFLLDYDVGVDWAGYLALLSRQHGGIDLPAGRVPADLLAAVQGDDIVGRVSIRYELNDMLALIGGHLGYAVRPGYRRRGHAGRIMALALPRLAARGIDSALVTCAADNVASRKAIEGAGGAIDGEVELLPGYVTLRYRVPTA
- a CDS encoding L-serine ammonia-lyase, which gives rise to MAISVFDLFTVGIGPSSSHTVGPMRAAHAFAAKLVRERVAAKVASLDIHFYGSLAATGHGHGTFTATLLGLEGFAPESILPEQVQTRLADIEASGVLNLCAELGEPNPIAYAIADMVNHPLTVLPRHTNGMKLAALDADGVVLEQDTYYSVGGGFIVRDGAEDRLAGAFEEKVNAMPYPFRTGAELFAHCNGNSLRVSDVMLANEQTLRNTEEIHAGLQHIWAVMEECKDASLTRTGVLPGGLKVRRRAPEWHSKLTLQDPDREARFWQEWVNLVALAVNEENASGGRVVTAPTNGAAGIIPAVMFYATHYAPGADDWTQAQKQDVISRFLLTSAAVGVLYKEQASISGAEVGCQGEVGSASSMAAAGLAEILGGTPDQVENAAEIAMEHNLGLTCDPIGGLVQIPCIERNAIAASKAINAAKMALMGDGQHHVTLDEVIITMRETGKDMSSKYKETAMGGLAVNVIEC
- the gcvH gene encoding glycine cleavage system protein GcvH codes for the protein MSKVLSGLRYSAEHEWLDASAPAKVGITQVAADALGDVVYVDLPEVGATITAGESCGEVESTKSVSDLYAPVSGTIVAINQDAVDNPAILNEDPYGAGWLFTVDVSEEGPLLSAQDYASANGGDVE
- the gcvT gene encoding glycine cleavage system aminomethyltransferase GcvT; this encodes MSDPKKTSLHGEHEKLGASFTDFGGWDMPLKYGSELAEHKAVRATAGLFDLSHMGEVWVQGPQAATFLNSALAGNMAIMAVGRAKYSVICNADGGIIDDLITYRRAEDKFLVVPNAGNAPVVAAALAERAAGFDVLVTDASADTSLIAVQGPASVAILEQLIDAASHDVLTGMKYYAADEVAVAGHDVLLARTGYTGEDGFELYLPNAQAPALWAALMEAGAAHGLVPAGLACRDSLRLEAGMPLYGNELSLDVTPFDAGLGGIVSFKKEEDFVGRAALEAKKAAGTQRALVGLKGLGRRAGRGGYKVMSDGVVVGTVTSGQPSPTLGYPVALAYVDNAFAEIGTELDVDLRGKAEPFEVVALPFYKRDK